In Novosphingobium sp. MMS21-SN21R, a single genomic region encodes these proteins:
- a CDS encoding site-2 protease family protein yields the protein MNPDSLIWTIATVAIPMILAIVFHEVAHGWMARALGDPTAAEAKRLSLNPLRHVDLFGTIILPGLLKLTGAPVFGWAKPVPVDFRRLRNPRWGMVAVAAAGPGINFVLAAVSAVALGLLVRATDNTVEPGLGVLFLADNLKNFLLVNLFLGMFNLLPIPPFDGSRIVMGVLPAPLARVYGRIEPFGLIVVFALLVILPYFAPDLHLVERLVGPPVEWASSLLAQLATMVAGPEPM from the coding sequence ATGAATCCCGACAGCCTGATCTGGACCATCGCCACGGTCGCAATCCCGATGATCCTCGCCATCGTGTTTCACGAAGTGGCGCATGGCTGGATGGCGCGGGCGCTGGGCGATCCTACGGCGGCAGAGGCCAAGCGGCTCAGCCTCAATCCGCTGCGTCATGTCGATCTATTTGGCACGATCATCCTGCCCGGGTTGCTCAAACTGACTGGCGCGCCGGTGTTCGGTTGGGCCAAGCCGGTGCCGGTCGATTTCCGCCGGTTGCGCAATCCGCGCTGGGGGATGGTGGCCGTTGCCGCTGCCGGACCGGGTATCAATTTCGTGTTGGCTGCCGTTTCCGCCGTCGCGCTAGGCCTGCTGGTTCGGGCTACTGACAACACGGTGGAGCCGGGTTTGGGTGTGCTTTTCCTGGCCGATAACCTCAAGAATTTCCTGTTGGTGAACCTGTTCCTCGGCATGTTCAACCTGCTGCCGATTCCGCCGTTCGACGGTTCGCGCATTGTCATGGGCGTGCTGCCCGCACCGCTCGCGCGGGTATATGGCCGGATCGAGCCGTTCGGCCTGATCGTGGTTTTTGCGCTGCTGGTGATCCTGCCCTACTTTGCGCCCGACCTGCATCTGGTCGAACGTCTGGTCGGCCCGCCAGTCGAATGGGCGAGCAGTCTCCTTGCGCAACTGGCCACCATGGTTGCCGGTCCGGAGCCGATGTAA
- a CDS encoding DUF1697 domain-containing protein produces the protein MTRYVALFGSINVGGNRLTMADLRYAFEREGLTGLETVVASGNLLFDYDDRPLDGLEDMFAHVMQDRFDFDSFVAVRNREAMAEAIEGNPFTGIGADNQVHTMFLGTQPNQAAFDKLAADQAMRGMEKLAIGNRSIYIDFANGVAESKLTGAFIERRLGCRGTARNVRSIARILAKMS, from the coding sequence ATGACCCGCTACGTCGCCCTGTTCGGTTCCATCAACGTTGGCGGCAATCGTCTGACGATGGCGGACCTGCGCTATGCGTTCGAGCGGGAAGGGTTGACCGGGCTTGAGACCGTCGTCGCCAGCGGAAACCTGCTGTTCGACTATGACGACCGCCCGCTGGACGGCCTTGAAGACATGTTCGCCCATGTCATGCAGGACCGTTTTGATTTCGATAGTTTCGTCGCTGTCCGCAACCGCGAGGCCATGGCCGAGGCGATCGAGGGCAACCCGTTTACCGGCATTGGCGCGGACAATCAGGTTCACACCATGTTTCTTGGCACGCAGCCCAATCAGGCGGCTTTCGACAAGCTGGCGGCGGATCAGGCGATGCGCGGCATGGAAAAGTTGGCAATCGGCAACCGCAGTATCTATATCGATTTCGCGAACGGCGTGGCCGAAAGCAAGTTGACCGGCGCGTTTATCGAGCGCCGCCTCGGCTGCCGGGGCACCGCGCGCAATGTGCGCTCGATCGCCCGTATTCTTGCAAAGATGAGTTGA
- a CDS encoding thymidine kinase, whose translation MAKLYFNYSSMNAGKSTNLLQAEFNYRERGMATMLWTAALDSRGGDRAIESRIGLYAEANRFDPDTDMWIRVSAAHAVQPLSCVMVDEAQFLTKAQVWQLARIADEAGIPVLCYGLRTDFRGELFEGAAALLGIADSLVELKAVCHCGRKATMNLRVDESGAAVQAGAQTEIGGNDRYVALCRKHFSEAMR comes from the coding sequence ATGGCCAAGTTATATTTTAATTATTCGTCCATGAATGCGGGCAAATCGACCAATCTGCTACAGGCGGAGTTCAATTATCGTGAGCGCGGCATGGCGACGATGCTGTGGACTGCCGCGCTGGACAGCCGGGGTGGTGACCGCGCCATTGAAAGCCGCATCGGCCTTTATGCCGAGGCCAATCGCTTCGATCCAGACACTGACATGTGGATCCGCGTGAGCGCTGCCCATGCAGTTCAGCCGCTGTCGTGCGTGATGGTCGACGAGGCGCAGTTCCTTACCAAAGCGCAAGTCTGGCAACTCGCGCGCATCGCCGATGAAGCCGGAATTCCGGTGCTCTGTTATGGCCTGCGCACCGATTTTCGGGGCGAATTGTTCGAGGGCGCAGCGGCACTGCTGGGCATCGCGGACTCGCTGGTCGAACTGAAAGCTGTGTGTCACTGCGGCCGAAAAGCGACGATGAATCTGCGCGTGGACGAAAGTGGCGCCGCGGTTCAGGCCGGGGCGCAAACCGAGATCGGCGGCAATGACCGCTATGTCGCGCTGTGCCGCAAACACTTTTCCGAGGCGATGCGATGA
- a CDS encoding DUF448 domain-containing protein, whose protein sequence is MRNPHNEPLSSDIIGKAAAGKTPPERKCVLTGRHDARGDLIRLALSPDGDVLPDVLARAPGRGAWIGVHRADLEKAVANGKLKGALARAFKGSSLSIPADLGERTELALRRALTDRLGIELRAGKVLLGTERIAQGARSGAVTFLAHASDAGTDGPNKLAQAWRVGEEAEGSGLKGIILPLDRAALSVALGRDNVVHLALTDPIATTRVAGPLQRLMHFLGHETDDAAEPDDGMAANDDIDTKGE, encoded by the coding sequence ATGCGGAACCCTCACAATGAGCCGCTAAGCTCCGACATTATCGGCAAGGCCGCGGCGGGTAAGACCCCGCCGGAGCGCAAATGCGTGCTGACCGGGCGTCATGATGCGCGGGGCGATCTCATTCGTCTCGCGCTCTCGCCCGATGGCGACGTGCTGCCCGACGTGCTGGCGCGTGCCCCTGGGCGTGGCGCCTGGATCGGCGTGCACCGCGCAGACCTTGAAAAAGCCGTTGCCAATGGCAAACTTAAGGGTGCGTTGGCGCGTGCCTTCAAGGGTTCGTCACTTTCCATTCCGGCTGACCTTGGCGAACGGACTGAACTCGCGCTGAGGCGCGCGCTGACCGATCGTCTGGGTATTGAACTGCGTGCAGGCAAAGTCCTGCTTGGCACTGAGCGGATTGCGCAGGGCGCGCGTTCGGGGGCGGTCACGTTTCTGGCCCATGCGTCTGATGCAGGAACGGACGGGCCGAACAAGCTGGCGCAGGCATGGCGCGTTGGTGAAGAGGCCGAAGGGTCCGGACTCAAAGGCATTATCTTGCCGCTGGACCGGGCGGCGCTGTCTGTGGCATTGGGCCGCGACAACGTCGTACACTTGGCGCTGACCGACCCGATTGCGACGACACGAGTCGCCGGGCCGCTGCAGCGTCTGATGCACTTTCTCGGGCACGAGACCGATGATGCTGCCGAGCCGGATGACGGCATGGCAGCGAACGACGATATTGATACGAAGGGCGAATGA
- the rbfA gene encoding 30S ribosome-binding factor RbfA, whose amino-acid sequence MAKQITPETRSVRLLKVGEQVRHILSELLMRQQVHDAVLSAHTVSVTEVRMSPDLQHASVFVKALLGEDEELVLKAMRTHTAYFQREVAQRLRLKFAPKVKFLPDESFDTASRIDALLADPKVKRDLGPAEPETEG is encoded by the coding sequence TTGGCCAAGCAGATCACGCCTGAAACCCGCTCTGTCCGCCTGCTGAAAGTGGGCGAACAAGTGCGCCATATCCTGTCCGAGTTGCTGATGCGCCAACAGGTGCATGATGCTGTGCTGAGCGCGCATACCGTTTCGGTCACCGAAGTGCGCATGTCGCCCGACCTGCAGCATGCATCGGTGTTCGTGAAGGCGCTTCTGGGCGAGGACGAGGAACTCGTGCTCAAGGCGATGCGGACGCACACCGCCTATTTTCAGCGCGAAGTGGCCCAGCGCCTGCGGCTGAAGTTCGCGCCCAAGGTCAAGTTCCTGCCTGACGAAAGCTTTGATACGGCAAGCCGGATCGATGCGCTTTTGGCTGATCCCAAGGTCAAGCGCGATCTCGGCCCGGCTGAACCTGAAACCGAAGGCTGA
- the rpsO gene encoding 30S ribosomal protein S15 produces the protein MSITVEKKQEVIASNARAENDTGSPEVQVAILTSRIQTLTEHFKSHHKDNHSRRGLLMMVNKRRSLLDYLKKKDVARYNALIQKLGLRK, from the coding sequence ATGTCGATTACCGTAGAAAAGAAGCAGGAAGTCATTGCGAGCAATGCACGCGCCGAAAACGACACCGGTTCGCCGGAAGTCCAGGTCGCGATCCTGACCAGCCGCATCCAGACCCTGACCGAGCACTTCAAGTCCCACCACAAGGACAACCACTCGCGTCGCGGCCTGCTGATGATGGTCAACAAGCGTCGCTCGCTTCTCGATTACCTGAAGAAGAAGGATGTGGCGCGCTACAACGCACTCATCCAGAAGCTCGGTCTTCGTAAGTAA
- the truB gene encoding tRNA pseudouridine(55) synthase TruB, with translation MVDGWIILDKSLGLGSTQGVAAVKRNLRQAGFGKVKVGHGGTLDPLATGVLPIGIGEATKLCGRMLDASKVYAFTVTFGAETDTLDLEGKVVAASETRPSWSAIEAILPLFTGPISQIPPAYSALMVDGERAYDLARKGEDFELKSRDVTIHSLQPSHWDFPNDREVPVADLTLTAHVSKGTYIRSLARDIARALGTVGHVTMLRRLRAGPFDLAQAISLDKLNEVGQGAPLEHVLLPLEAGLVDIPALNLDPEQARAVRQGRVLTGLPFDDGLYWARAGNVPVALVELSGGSLSVTRGFNIADVAE, from the coding sequence ATGGTCGATGGCTGGATCATTCTCGACAAGTCGCTGGGGCTTGGATCGACCCAAGGTGTGGCGGCGGTAAAGCGCAACTTGCGGCAGGCCGGCTTTGGCAAGGTCAAGGTCGGCCATGGCGGCACGCTCGATCCGCTCGCCACCGGAGTCCTTCCGATCGGGATAGGCGAGGCGACCAAGCTGTGTGGGCGGATGCTCGATGCGAGCAAGGTCTATGCTTTCACCGTCACTTTCGGCGCGGAAACCGATACGCTCGATCTTGAGGGCAAGGTGGTCGCAGCGAGCGAAACAAGGCCGTCGTGGAGCGCGATTGAAGCGATCCTGCCGCTGTTTACCGGGCCAATCTCGCAGATTCCACCGGCCTATTCGGCGCTCATGGTAGATGGGGAGCGTGCTTACGACCTTGCCCGAAAGGGGGAGGACTTCGAACTCAAGTCACGCGACGTGACGATCCATTCGCTGCAACCTTCACATTGGGATTTTCCGAATGACCGTGAGGTGCCCGTAGCCGATCTGACGCTCACCGCGCACGTCTCCAAAGGCACCTATATCCGCAGTCTCGCGCGCGATATTGCCCGCGCGCTCGGCACCGTTGGCCACGTTACCATGCTACGCCGTTTGCGTGCCGGGCCGTTCGATCTCGCGCAGGCGATTTCGCTGGACAAATTGAACGAGGTGGGTCAAGGCGCGCCCCTTGAACACGTACTCTTGCCGCTGGAGGCAGGGCTGGTCGACATCCCGGCTCTTAACCTCGATCCCGAGCAGGCAAGGGCGGTCCGACAGGGCCGCGTTCTTACGGGATTGCCCTTTGATGACGGGCTTTACTGGGCGCGGGCAGGCAATGTGCCGGTCGCGCTGGTCGAGCTTTCAGGTGGAAGTCTGAGCGTCACGAGAGGCTTCAACATCGCAGATGTCGCGGAGTGA
- the infB gene encoding translation initiation factor IF-2 produces the protein MSDSDKKPTLGRRPLGLKTAVEAGEVKQTFSHGRTNKVVVEVKRRKLMGRPGEAAPIASGAAAPVAAPEPTPVAPPPPPPPPPPPPSASRETRQEMQARLLREAEEARLNSLEAANRREQEERLRAIEEERRRVEEKARAEQEPAVQPEAAPAPVAAAPAPVVAAPEPEVAKAPEAAPPAVAAAEPAAKVEEAPAAPAVPAPRRFTPVASAAPAKRPEPAAKKPAGAPRDRKTEDRRGGKLTVSRALNDDEGARARSLAALKRAREKEKRAHFAGQSQPREKQVRDVVVPDAITVQELANRMAEKAADLIKALFKMGMMVTINQTIDQDTAELLVTEFGHNIERVSDSDADIDTSADVDADELLLPRPPVVAIMGHVDHGKTSLLDALRGTDVVRGEAGGITQHIGAYQIKTKGGDKITFLDTPGHEAFTEMRMRGANVTDIVILVVAGDDGLMPQTIEAINHTKAAGVPMIVAITKSDKPEFNPQKIRERLLEHEVLVEAMSGEVQDVELSAKTGAGLDDLIEKILLQAELLELRANPDRAADATVIEAKLDKGKGPLATVLINRGTLKVGDILVVGTQSGRVRAMLDDKGRQVKEAGPSLPVEVLGLGGVPMAGDTLTVVESEARAREVAAYRQELATAKRTVQAPVNLENMFSALATKNAVIEYALVVRGDVQGSVEAIVNALNKISTDEIKVRILSSGVGAITESDVNLAQASGAPIVGFNVRPNAKARELIERNKVRMKYFDVIYQLTDDIRSEMAGELGPEAIETVVGRAEVKEVFPAGKKDKAAGLLVVEGVIRKGLHARLTRNDVIVSRTTISSLRRFKDDVAEVRGGLECGVLLTDTNDIKAGDQLEVFEVEMRDRTL, from the coding sequence ATGAGCGATAGCGACAAGAAGCCTACTTTGGGCCGCAGGCCACTGGGCCTGAAGACCGCGGTAGAGGCAGGCGAGGTCAAGCAGACCTTCAGCCATGGCCGCACCAACAAAGTGGTGGTCGAGGTCAAGCGGCGCAAGCTGATGGGCCGTCCCGGCGAAGCTGCGCCCATCGCATCGGGCGCCGCAGCGCCCGTTGCTGCCCCCGAGCCGACCCCGGTCGCTCCGCCGCCACCCCCTCCGCCGCCCCCGCCGCCACCTTCGGCCAGCCGGGAGACGCGTCAGGAAATGCAGGCTCGCCTGCTGCGCGAAGCTGAGGAAGCCCGCCTCAACTCGCTCGAAGCCGCCAATCGCCGCGAGCAGGAAGAACGCCTGCGCGCAATCGAGGAAGAGCGCCGCCGCGTAGAAGAAAAGGCCCGTGCTGAGCAGGAGCCCGCTGTCCAACCCGAAGCCGCGCCCGCTCCGGTTGCTGCTGCACCTGCACCTGTCGTTGCAGCACCCGAGCCTGAAGTCGCCAAGGCGCCAGAAGCGGCTCCCCCCGCTGTTGCCGCTGCCGAACCTGCCGCAAAGGTCGAGGAAGCGCCGGCTGCGCCGGCCGTGCCTGCTCCACGCCGCTTCACGCCGGTTGCGTCGGCAGCGCCTGCCAAGCGCCCTGAGCCTGCCGCGAAAAAACCCGCAGGCGCACCGCGCGACCGCAAGACTGAGGACCGCCGTGGCGGCAAGCTCACCGTTTCGCGCGCGCTCAACGACGATGAGGGCGCCCGCGCCCGCAGTCTCGCCGCCCTGAAGCGTGCCCGTGAAAAGGAAAAGCGTGCGCACTTTGCAGGACAGTCGCAGCCGCGTGAAAAGCAGGTCCGCGATGTGGTCGTGCCTGATGCGATCACCGTGCAGGAACTGGCCAATCGCATGGCCGAAAAGGCTGCAGACCTGATCAAGGCGCTGTTCAAGATGGGCATGATGGTCACCATCAACCAGACCATCGACCAGGACACCGCCGAACTGCTGGTCACCGAATTCGGTCACAACATCGAGCGCGTCAGCGACAGCGATGCCGATATCGATACCTCGGCGGATGTCGATGCCGACGAATTGTTGCTGCCGCGTCCCCCGGTCGTCGCCATCATGGGCCACGTTGACCACGGCAAGACCTCACTGCTCGATGCCCTGCGCGGCACGGATGTTGTGCGCGGCGAAGCTGGCGGGATCACGCAGCACATCGGTGCCTACCAGATCAAGACCAAGGGCGGTGACAAGATCACCTTCCTCGATACGCCGGGCCACGAAGCCTTTACCGAAATGCGTATGCGCGGTGCGAATGTCACCGACATCGTTATTCTCGTGGTCGCGGGCGACGACGGGTTGATGCCGCAGACGATCGAGGCGATCAACCACACCAAGGCCGCTGGCGTGCCGATGATCGTGGCGATCACCAAATCGGACAAGCCGGAATTCAACCCGCAGAAGATCCGCGAACGCCTGCTTGAACACGAAGTCCTCGTGGAGGCCATGTCGGGCGAAGTGCAGGACGTTGAACTCTCGGCCAAGACTGGCGCGGGCCTTGACGATCTGATCGAGAAGATCCTGCTTCAGGCAGAACTGCTCGAACTGCGCGCCAATCCGGACCGTGCCGCCGATGCAACAGTGATTGAAGCCAAGCTCGACAAGGGCAAGGGGCCGCTGGCCACCGTCCTGATCAATCGCGGCACACTCAAGGTGGGCGACATTCTCGTGGTCGGCACCCAGTCGGGTCGCGTCCGCGCGATGCTCGACGACAAGGGCCGTCAGGTGAAGGAAGCCGGGCCGTCGCTACCGGTCGAAGTGCTCGGCCTAGGCGGTGTGCCAATGGCGGGTGACACGCTGACCGTCGTCGAAAGTGAAGCGCGTGCGCGTGAAGTGGCGGCTTACCGTCAGGAACTCGCCACTGCCAAGCGCACCGTGCAGGCTCCGGTCAATCTCGAAAACATGTTCTCCGCGCTCGCCACGAAGAACGCCGTTATCGAGTATGCGCTGGTCGTGCGCGGTGACGTGCAGGGGTCGGTCGAAGCGATCGTCAACGCGCTCAACAAGATCTCGACCGACGAGATCAAGGTGCGCATTCTTTCTTCCGGCGTGGGTGCAATTACCGAAAGCGACGTCAATCTGGCGCAGGCCAGTGGCGCGCCGATCGTCGGCTTCAACGTTCGTCCCAATGCCAAGGCGCGCGAGCTGATCGAGCGCAACAAGGTGCGGATGAAGTATTTCGACGTGATCTACCAGCTCACCGACGATATCCGTTCGGAAATGGCGGGCGAGCTGGGTCCGGAAGCGATCGAAACGGTCGTCGGTCGTGCCGAGGTCAAGGAAGTGTTCCCCGCGGGCAAGAAGGACAAGGCGGCAGGTCTGCTCGTTGTCGAAGGCGTCATTCGCAAGGGGCTCCATGCCCGTCTCACGCGCAACGATGTCATCGTCAGCCGCACCACCATCTCGTCGCTTCGCCGCTTCAAGGACGATGTCGCCGAAGTGCGCGGTGGTCTGGAATGCGGTGTGCTGTTGACCGATACGAACGACATCAAGGCGGGCGACCAGCTGGAAGTCTTCGAAGTCGAGATGCGCGACCGGACGCTTTGA
- the pnp gene encoding polyribonucleotide nucleotidyltransferase yields MFDVKTVSLEWGGKTLTLETGRVARQANGAVIATYGDTVVLCAVTAAKSVKEGQDFFPLTVHYQEKFSAAGRIPGGFFKRERGATEKETLVSRLIDRPVRPLFPEGFYNEINVICQVLSYDGETEPDVVAMIAASAALTISGVPFMGPIAAARVGFKEGEYQLNPSLSQVAEGRLDLVVAATDSAVMMVESEAKELTEEEMLGAVMFAHDEIRKVVGAIIQLAEKAAKEPWDVDLSDNTADIKKKLKDIVGKDVAAAYKLTDKSARSNALNDARAKAKAAFSDETPQTQMVAMKTMKKVEADIVRGAILADGTRIDGRTTTQVRPIEAMVGFLPRTHGSSLFTRGETQAICTTTLGTKDAEQMIDGLDGLSYQRFMLHYNFPPYSVGEVGRFGAPGRREVGHGKLAWRALHPVLPTKDEFPYTIRVLSDITESNGSSSMATVCGGCLSMMDAGVPIDRPVSGIAMGLILEGDKFAILSDILGDEDHLGDMDFKVAGTANGITTMQMDIKIAGITREIMGKALEQAKEGRAHILGEMTKALGEARTELSAHAPRIESLQIDKSKIRDIIGTGGKVIREIVATTGAKVDIDDEGLIKISSSDTAQIEAAKAWILGIVEEAEVGKIYDGKVVNIVDFGAFVNFMGGKDGLVHVSEMKNERVERPQDVVKEGQAVKVKVLEIDPRGKVRLSMRVVDQETGAELEDTRPAREPREPRGDRPDRGGGDRRGPRGNDRGPRREGGGDRGPRREGGDRPRRDREDGPAPDHMPAFLKSDD; encoded by the coding sequence ATGTTCGACGTCAAAACCGTATCGCTGGAATGGGGCGGCAAGACCCTCACTCTGGAAACCGGCCGCGTTGCCCGTCAGGCAAATGGCGCGGTCATCGCCACGTATGGCGACACTGTCGTCCTGTGCGCGGTCACCGCCGCCAAGTCGGTCAAGGAAGGGCAGGATTTCTTCCCGCTCACCGTCCACTATCAGGAAAAGTTTTCGGCTGCAGGGCGCATCCCCGGCGGCTTCTTCAAGCGTGAGCGCGGCGCGACGGAAAAGGAAACGCTGGTTTCCCGCCTGATCGACCGTCCGGTCCGCCCGCTGTTCCCTGAAGGTTTCTACAACGAAATCAACGTGATCTGCCAGGTTCTCAGCTATGACGGCGAGACTGAGCCTGATGTTGTCGCGATGATCGCGGCCTCGGCTGCGCTGACCATCTCGGGTGTGCCGTTCATGGGTCCGATCGCCGCTGCGCGCGTCGGCTTCAAGGAAGGCGAATACCAGCTCAACCCGTCGCTTTCGCAGGTTGCCGAAGGCCGCCTCGACCTCGTCGTTGCTGCGACCGATTCTGCCGTGATGATGGTGGAATCGGAAGCCAAGGAACTGACCGAGGAAGAAATGCTCGGCGCGGTGATGTTTGCTCATGACGAAATCCGCAAGGTTGTCGGCGCGATCATCCAGCTGGCTGAAAAGGCCGCCAAGGAGCCTTGGGACGTTGATCTGTCGGACAACACTGCCGACATCAAGAAGAAGCTCAAGGACATCGTCGGCAAGGACGTTGCTGCTGCCTACAAGCTGACCGACAAGTCGGCCCGTTCGAATGCGCTCAACGACGCCCGCGCGAAGGCAAAGGCTGCGTTCTCGGACGAGACCCCGCAGACCCAGATGGTCGCCATGAAGACCATGAAGAAGGTCGAAGCGGACATCGTTCGCGGCGCCATCCTCGCAGACGGCACCCGCATCGACGGCCGCACCACCACGCAGGTCCGCCCGATCGAAGCCATGGTCGGCTTCCTGCCCCGTACGCACGGTTCGTCGCTGTTCACCCGCGGTGAGACGCAGGCGATCTGCACCACCACGCTGGGCACAAAGGACGCCGAGCAGATGATCGACGGCCTCGACGGCCTGTCGTATCAGCGCTTCATGCTGCACTACAACTTCCCGCCCTACTCGGTCGGTGAAGTCGGTCGCTTCGGCGCTCCGGGCCGCCGCGAAGTCGGCCATGGCAAGCTGGCATGGCGCGCGCTGCACCCTGTTCTGCCGACCAAGGACGAGTTCCCATACACGATCCGCGTCCTTTCGGACATTACGGAATCAAACGGTTCGTCCTCGATGGCGACCGTTTGCGGCGGCTGCCTTTCGATGATGGACGCCGGCGTTCCGATCGATCGCCCGGTTTCGGGCATCGCGATGGGCCTGATCCTCGAAGGCGACAAGTTCGCAATCCTGTCGGACATCCTGGGCGATGAAGATCACCTCGGCGACATGGACTTCAAGGTTGCGGGCACCGCCAACGGCATCACCACGATGCAGATGGACATCAAGATCGCGGGCATCACGCGCGAGATCATGGGCAAGGCGCTCGAGCAGGCCAAGGAAGGCCGTGCACACATCCTTGGTGAAATGACCAAGGCTCTGGGTGAGGCTCGTACCGAACTGTCGGCTCATGCTCCGCGCATCGAGTCGCTGCAGATCGACAAGTCGAAGATCCGTGACATCATCGGCACCGGCGGCAAGGTGATCCGCGAGATCGTCGCCACCACCGGCGCCAAGGTCGACATCGACGATGAAGGTCTGATCAAGATTTCGTCGTCCGACACCGCCCAGATCGAGGCTGCCAAGGCCTGGATCCTCGGCATCGTCGAGGAAGCTGAAGTCGGCAAGATCTACGACGGCAAGGTCGTCAACATCGTCGATTTCGGCGCTTTCGTGAACTTCATGGGCGGCAAGGACGGTCTCGTCCACGTGTCCGAAATGAAGAACGAGCGCGTCGAGCGCCCGCAGGATGTCGTGAAGGAAGGCCAGGCCGTGAAGGTCAAGGTGCTCGAGATCGATCCGCGCGGCAAGGTTCGCCTGTCGATGCGCGTTGTCGATCAGGAAACTGGTGCTGAACTGGAAGACACCCGTCCGGCCCGCGAACCACGCGAACCGCGTGGTGATCGTCCGGATCGTGGTGGCGGTGACCGTCGTGGCCCTCGCGGCAATGACCGTGGCCCCCGCCGTGAAGGTGGTGGTGACCGCGGCCCGCGTCGTGAAGGCGGTGATCGTCCGCGCCGTGACCGTGAAGATGGCCCGGCCCCCGATCACATGCCGGCGTTCCTCAAGTCTGACGACTGA